The Candidatus Parvarchaeota archaeon genome has a window encoding:
- a CDS encoding cation:proton antiporter, translating to MNSLLDKSVSHTKTWSGYLFILLGFLMLLMVLRAAFFGHIPEEKRIWVEITLLLLVALVAERLVQQWKQPFVMVLLVLGVLVSPHTLEVVWPAMLGIITPLLQGIGIQPPTSSPELLGESEIVRTFANIGVIILLFRIGLHSEIEKVFNLKNLIVALGGVVLPFAAGFLFAQWSGGGFAYSLFVGAALTATSVGITVAVLEEMKVIDRTFAQVILGAAVIDDILALVALGLVSSMPSDLSSISIAPIAQVIGIAVVFVMSGLSLGKLFVERYFSNFEEEISKRTISGMLALLFFYSFASEALGLSAVVGAFIAGLVISYSPMAHRLNKALFTMDVVFTPMFFITLGMLVNVWEIPGAIVPVLALTLIAIITKVIGCGLPAVLMGVKPKEALLVGWGMVPRGEIALIIALIGITALDPSGKPVLDAAEYTIIASMAFLSTVIV from the coding sequence ATGAATTCTTTATTGGACAAATCCGTTTCGCATACGAAAACATGGTCAGGCTACCTTTTCATACTTCTTGGCTTTCTTATGTTGCTAATGGTTCTTCGCGCCGCTTTTTTCGGGCACATACCAGAGGAAAAGCGCATTTGGGTTGAGATTACTCTTCTGCTTTTAGTGGCGCTTGTAGCCGAGAGGCTGGTGCAACAGTGGAAGCAGCCCTTTGTAATGGTCCTTCTGGTTTTAGGGGTGCTTGTTTCGCCGCACACACTTGAAGTTGTTTGGCCGGCGATGCTGGGGATAATTACGCCACTTTTGCAGGGCATTGGGATACAGCCGCCAACATCCTCACCTGAACTGCTTGGGGAAAGCGAAATCGTCAGGACATTTGCAAATATCGGTGTAATAATACTTCTTTTCCGAATAGGGTTGCACTCTGAAATAGAAAAGGTCTTCAATTTGAAAAACCTTATTGTGGCACTTGGAGGGGTGGTGCTTCCTTTTGCGGCAGGCTTTCTTTTCGCGCAATGGAGTGGCGGAGGATTTGCCTACTCGCTTTTTGTTGGGGCCGCACTCACTGCCACCTCAGTTGGAATAACGGTTGCCGTTCTTGAAGAAATGAAGGTCATCGACAGGACGTTTGCGCAGGTGATACTTGGCGCCGCAGTCATAGATGATATATTGGCGCTGGTTGCACTTGGGCTTGTGAGCAGCATGCCTTCAGACCTTTCCTCAATTTCCATTGCGCCGATTGCACAGGTGATAGGCATTGCCGTGGTTTTTGTAATGTCCGGGCTTAGCTTGGGCAAGCTTTTTGTGGAGCGCTACTTTAGCAACTTTGAGGAGGAGATTTCCAAGCGGACAATTTCAGGAATGCTGGCGCTGCTTTTTTTCTATTCCTTTGCTTCAGAAGCACTTGGGCTTTCTGCAGTAGTTGGCGCATTTATTGCAGGGCTTGTTATAAGCTATTCGCCCATGGCCCACAGGCTGAACAAGGCGCTGTTCACCATGGATGTTGTTTTTACACCCATGTTTTTCATCACACTTGGCATGCTTGTGAATGTTTGGGAAATACCTGGCGCGATAGTGCCTGTTCTGGCGCTGACCTTGATTGCAATAATAACCAAAGTCATTGGTTGCGGATTGCCGGCGGTGCTAATGGGCGTAAAGCCAAAAGAGGCACTGCTTGTTGGCTGGGGGATGGTGCCACGGGGGGAAATAGCCCTGATTATTGCCTTGATAGGGATAACTGCACTTGACCCGTCAGGAAAGCCAGTTCTTGACGCAGCCGAATATACGATTATTGCATCAATGGCGTTTCTTTCAACTGTCATCGTC
- a CDS encoding sodium:calcium antiporter: MPANPGFQSGAESAFLKKEMACPVANHITLLFNNPFLHSILMVFAEAMVLAVSLIMLAKSSEFVVNGASKLSDFFCISRLAIGFLLISVSTSLPELSVSVISSSSGNGAIAAGNVFGSNIANILLVLGLAGFLYGFKIGQKDLKDIALALVATTIISAYIIFASSIGGKALGLSEGIALLLAFGYYLYYILKKKRIEGRVEKVGKKDALRAFLFFFGGVIVVLFSSGVVVESAVKIAKELGLAESFIGATIVAVGTSLPELTIDIQAIRKKQYGIALGDAIGSNMVNITLVLGAAAVINPIGVALPIFMAALLFAIIANILLLYKASVDRKFERPSGAFFLAVYAIYLFIIFFLQTSRIL, encoded by the coding sequence TTGCCAGCAAACCCTGGATTTCAGTCCGGGGCGGAATCAGCATTTCTCAAAAAGGAAATGGCGTGCCCCGTTGCAAATCATATTACACTCTTATTTAATAATCCTTTTTTGCACTCTATACTAATGGTATTTGCAGAAGCAATGGTTCTTGCCGTCTCCCTTATCATGCTTGCCAAGTCCTCGGAATTTGTCGTTAACGGCGCATCAAAACTCTCGGATTTTTTTTGCATAAGCCGGCTTGCAATCGGATTTTTGCTTATTTCAGTATCAACATCACTCCCAGAACTTTCAGTCTCAGTAATCTCCTCCTCTTCAGGAAACGGGGCAATTGCCGCAGGAAATGTTTTTGGCTCAAATATTGCAAACATTTTACTTGTGCTTGGGCTTGCAGGGTTTTTATATGGTTTTAAAATAGGGCAAAAAGACCTCAAGGACATAGCCCTTGCGCTTGTGGCTACTACCATAATCTCAGCATACATCATATTTGCAAGCTCAATTGGCGGGAAAGCTCTCGGATTGTCTGAAGGGATTGCGCTTCTGCTAGCCTTTGGGTATTACTTATACTATATACTTAAGAAAAAGAGGATTGAGGGCAGAGTGGAGAAAGTTGGCAAGAAAGATGCCCTTCGCGCTTTCTTGTTTTTCTTTGGCGGGGTTATTGTTGTCCTTTTTAGCTCCGGCGTGGTCGTCGAATCGGCTGTAAAAATTGCAAAGGAGCTTGGGCTTGCGGAAAGCTTTATCGGGGCGACAATTGTCGCAGTTGGGACTTCACTGCCTGAGCTGACAATCGACATTCAGGCAATCAGGAAAAAGCAATACGGCATAGCCCTTGGGGATGCAATCGGAAGCAACATGGTTAACATCACGCTTGTTCTTGGTGCCGCCGCAGTAATAAATCCTATCGGCGTTGCGCTTCCAATTTTTATGGCTGCGCTTCTTTTTGCAATAATTGCAAATATCCTGCTTCTCTACAAGGCTTCGGTGGACAGGAAATTTGAACGGCCATCGGGCGCATTTTTCCTCGCGGTTTATGCAATCTACCTTTTCATTATTTTCTTCCTTCAAACGTCAAGAATTTTGTAA